The DNA segment TCTCATAGTTTTCTCTATGTTTCAAAAATCCATCCTGATGAATACCAGAGCTGTGTGCAAATGCATTCTGACCGATAATCGCTTTGTTCGGTTGTACCGGCATGTGCATCATGCGGCTCACCATCGAGCTGATCTCTGTGAAATGCTTGCTGTTGATGTTTGTTTTTAAGTTCAGTGCATGGTGTGTTTTTAAAACCATGGTTACTTCTTCCAGCGCTGTGTTCCCTGCACGCTCTCCAATTCCGTTGATGGTACATTCCACCTGACGGGCACCGTTGATCAATCCTGCAAGGCTATTAGCCGTCGCCAGGCCTAAATCATTGTGACAGTGTACAGAGATAATTGCCTGGTCTATATTTTTAACGTTTTCTTTTAAATAAAGGATCTTCGAACCATACTGATCCGGAAGGCAATAACCATTCGTATCAGGAATGTTTACTACTGTAGCTCCGGCAGCAATTACTGCTTCGATCATTTGCGCTAAGAATACATTGTCTGCGCGACCTGCATCTTCTGCAAAAAACTCAATATCCTCTACAAACTTTTTCGCATATTTTACCGCTTCAACTGCTCTTTGAAGGATGTCTTCTCTGGTGCTGTTGAATTTATATTTGATGTGCATGTCTGAAGAACCAATTCCAGTATGGATTCTCGGTCTTTTCGCATATTGTAAAGCCGCAACAGCAGAATCGATATCTTTTCTGTTGGCGCGGGTTAAGGCACAGATAATCGGTTCGCGTACTGCTTTAGACAGTTCTACTACACTTTGAAAATCACCAGGGCTGGAAATAGGGAAGCCAGCTTCAATTACATCCACTCCAAGTGCTTCCAGTGCTTTTGCAATTTCAATTTTTTCAGGAGTTGCCAACTGGCAACCCGGTACTTGCTCACCATCACGTAAGGTGGTGTCAAACACATAGACTCTATTAGGATCGTGTAACATAATTCTTGGAGTTTAGGGATTAGTTTTCTGTGTAATATATTTCAAGACCAATTGTCCCATTTCTTTGGTTCCAAGAACTTTGTAAGGGTTGGTCGTATCGTCTGCAATGTCATTTGTTCTGAAACCTTCTTTCAGTACCTGATCTACCGCATCAATGATCACTTTTGCTTCATCTTTTAGTCCGAAGCCGATTTCCAGCATCAGGGATACCGACAGGATCGAAGCAAGCGGGTTGGCCAGGTTCTTTCCGGTGATGTCATGCGCAGAACCATGGATCGGTTCAAAAAATCCAGTGCTTTCGCCTACAGAAGCAGAAGCGAGCATACCCATGGAACCTGCAATCTGCGAAGCTTCATCCGTAAGGATATCACCAAAAAGGTTGGCGGTTAGTACGACGTCAAACTGTTTAGGATCTTTGATCAGCTGCATTGCTGCATTGTCAATGAACATATGGTCGGTTTGTACTTCCGGATATTCCTTTGCGATCTGTTGTACGGTTTCTCTCCATAATCTGGAGCTTTCCAATACGTTTGCTTTATCTACAGAACACAATCTTTTTCTACGTTGCATTGCGGCTTCAAATGCTTTACGGGCAATTCTTTCTACCTCATAACGATGGTAGATCATCAAATCAGAAGCGGTATTGTTGTCATCAGAGCGGGTTTTCTCTCCGAAATAAACATCACCTGTCAGCTCCCTGAAAAACAGGATGTCTGTGCCTTTTAATATACTGGGTTTAATGCTGGAAGCATTCAATAATTCGTCAAACAATAAAATAGGGCGCAGGTTGGCATATAAACCTAATTCCTTGCGGATTTTAAGCAATCCCTGCTCAGGGCGTACTTTTAAAGAGGGGTCGTTGTCATACTTCGCATGACCTACCGCCCCAAAAAGAATGGCATCACTTTTTTTAGCTTTTTCCAGCGTTTCATCGGGTAGTGGATTGCCTGTTGCTTCAATTGCTGCATGGCCCATCAGTGCCTCGTCATAACTGAAATCATGTCCGAAACCTTTGGCAATTTGTTCCAATACTGCTTTACCCCAAGTGGTCACTTCAGGTCCGATTCCGTCGCCGGGAATAACTAATATATTTTTCTTCATCGTTCTAGATAGTTTGTAACATCGGTTCTACGGATTTTACTGCTCCGTTTTCTAATAAAATTCTTTTCTCTAAACAACTTGGTAGTTGTGATTCAAAATGGCCAACATAGATTAAGGTTGTTCCATTTTTGCACAGTTCATCCACCAGCTTGTTAAAATGTTGTGTTTGTTGTTGATCCAATCCCTGACAAGGTTCATCAAGTATCAGGATCTCCGGATTTTTGATAATGGTCCGGGCCAGTAAGGTCAATCGTTGCTTGCCCAGAGGAAGCTCGTTCATTAACCTGTTTTTATATTCCGTTAATCCGAAATAACTGATCAGTTCCTCTACTTGTTTATGTTTGGTTGCACCCGGATTGCAGAACAAGCCCGAGCTGTCGTAAAATCCGGAGGCAATACTTTGCCATACTGTCGCAGAAGCATCAAAATACCAGTGTAATTCAGGGGATATTAAGCCAATGCGCTCTTTGATCTCCCAAATGCTTTCACCTGTTCCTCTTTTATTGCCGAACAGGTAAAAGTTATTGGAGTAGGCTTGTGGATGATCGCCGGCAATTAAACTCAATAAAGTTGATTTTCCGGAGCCATTATAACCTTGCAAAAGCCATTTCTCTCCTGAGTTTACTTCCCAGTTGATGTTTTTCAATACCTGTTTCCCGCTATAACTGATGTTAACATCGATCATTTTGATGATGTGATCAGCAGTGGAGGAAACCGCGACATTGTTTAAAAACGAAGGAACAGGCTTGCTGATTTCTTCTACGACATCCAAAGCACGATCTTCAAAGGAAATCTCCGTTAACGCGCCTTCCCGGATCTCTGCAACGCGATTGATCACCGCAGGAAGTTCTGTTTCATTGCTAATTAAGATCAACTGTGTTCCGGCTGCAGCAATTTCTTCCAGTAAAATATTTAAATTTTTGCGGGAAAGGGTATCCAGGCCGTTATAAGGTTGGTCCAGAATTAACAATTGAGGTTTTAACCATAAGGCTTTTACCAATTGTAATTTTTTATGTTCTCCGCTGGATAACTGGATCAACGGAGCATTTTTTAAAGCACTAAAGTCTAGGGCTTCTAAAATGTGCTCAATTTCTTCAAATTGAAGCCCGTGTTCCTTGCCATAAATTTCCAATTCAGCGATTACTGTAGCTGTCGTTACCGTAACTGAACTGTTATAGCGTTGCTGATAATAGAAGTTTGAAGCACCTTCAAGGTCTTTAAACTGATACCAGTTGGCCACATAATGTACCAAAGCTGGTAAGGTGCTTTCCGGATTGAAGCTGATGTTGACCTCTCCGTTAGGAACAGGAATTAAGCCCGCAATGGCTTTGGCCAATGATGTTTTTCCGGTTCCACTCGATCCACACAATAACCAGTTGTCATTGCGGTTTATTACCCAGCTCAAATCCTGTAACACCGGTTGTTGGTGATACTTTAGATTAAAGTGGGCGATATGGACGACGGGTTGTGACATTATCTGTTTTGTTCAAATTCTACGACCAATTGCTTTTGGTTTAAGATGAAATCGATGTCATCATAACCATTGATTAAGCAAGATTTTTTATAAGGGTTGATCTCGAAATCAGTTTTAGATCCGGTGACCACATTCGTTACTGTTTGTGCTTCTAAATCAACATCAAGGGGGGCAGTATTATCCTGACCTACCGTGCTGAAGATCTCGGCTAAGAACTCGTCGCTCACTTGAATTGGCAATAAACCATTATTCAATGCATTTCCTTTAAAGATGTCGGCAAAGAAACTGCTGATTACGACATCAAAACCTGCATCCTGAATGGCCCAAGCTGCGTGCTCGCGACTACTACCGCAACCAAAGTTCTTTCCTGCTACTAAAATCCTGCCCTTAAAAGCCGGATTGTTTAACACGAAATCTGTTTTTAGGGTATTGTCACCATTGTAACGCCAATCGCGGAATAAGTTTTCACCGAAACCTTCGCGCGTTGTTGCCTTTAGAAACCTGGCCGGAATGATCTGGTCGGTATCTATATTCTCTATATTTAAAGGCACAATTGCCGAGGTTAGTTTTTCGAATTTTCTCATGGTCGTTCTATTTAAGCGTGTGCAGATTCGTTCAATAAAGTTCTTACATCCGTAACCCTTCCGGTAATGGCAGCAGCTGCTGCGGTAAGTGGACTGGCTAAAAATGTGCGGGAATCTGGACCTTGTCTTCCTTCAAAGTTTCTGTTGGAAGTAGATACACAGTATTTTCCTGCAGGGATCTTATCTTCATTCATACCTAAACAAGCACTGCATCCAGGCTCACGCAACTGGAATCCTGCGGCTTCAAAGATTTTATCCAATCCTTCAGCAATTGCTTGCTGTTCAATTTGCTTGGAACCAGGTACGATCCAAACGGTTACGTTTTCTGCCTTCTGACGACCTTTTACAAATTCCGCCACTTCGCGTAAATCTTCCATTCTGGAATTGGTACAGCTCCCGATAAATACATAATCAATAGGTTTGCCTACCAATTCTGTATCCTGTTCGATGCCCATATAATCCAATGCTTTCTGGAAAGATGCCTGCTCCGAAGAAACCTGACTTGCCGTAGAAGGAATATGTTCTGCGATGCCCATTCCCATTCCAGGATTTGTTCCGTAAGTGATCATTGGGCTGATGTCTGTTGCATCAAAGGTTAAAACGCTGTCAAATTGAGCGTCAGCATCGCTGTATAATGTTTTCCAGTAGGCCAGTGATTTGTCCCACTCTTCACCTGCAGGTGCAAATTCTCTGCCTTTAATGTAATCGAAAGTGGTTTGATCAGGGGCAATTAAACCACCTCTGGCACCCATTTCAATGCTCATATTACAGATCGTCATTCTGGCTTCCATACTTAAAGCCTCAATGGTAGAACCTGCATATTCAATAAAATAACCTGTACCACCGGCAGCAGATATTTTAGCGATGATGTATAGAATAATGTCTTTAGCAGTAACTCCTTGTCCTAATTCACCGTTCACCTCAATTTTCATGGTTTTAGGTTTCTGCTGCAATAAACATTGCGTGGCAAAAACCTGCTCCACCTGAGAAGTACCGATCCCGAATGCAATGGCACCAAAAGCACCATGTGTAGAAGTATGGCTATCTCCGCAAACCATAGTTTTTCCTGGTAAGGTGATGCCCAGTTCCGGACCGATCACGTGTACAATTCCCTGGAAAGGATGACCTAAACCATAAAGCTCAATGCCAAATTCTGCACAGTTTTTGGTTAACATGTCTACCTGGTAACGGGAAAGTTCTTCTTTAATGGGTTGCAGCTGGTTTAAGGTAGGCACATTATGATCTGCCGTAGCCACAGTTTGCTGCGGACGGAAAACAGGCAAGCCTCTTTTGCGCAGACCATCGAAAGCCTGAGGGGAAGTCACCTCGTGTATCAAGTGTGTATCGATATATAAAATATCCGGAAATCCGACTTCACTCTTTACCACATGGGCATCCCA comes from the Pedobacter sp. FW305-3-2-15-E-R2A2 genome and includes:
- the leuC gene encoding 3-isopropylmalate dehydratase large subunit: MSKTLVEKIWDAHVVKSEVGFPDILYIDTHLIHEVTSPQAFDGLRKRGLPVFRPQQTVATADHNVPTLNQLQPIKEELSRYQVDMLTKNCAEFGIELYGLGHPFQGIVHVIGPELGITLPGKTMVCGDSHTSTHGAFGAIAFGIGTSQVEQVFATQCLLQQKPKTMKIEVNGELGQGVTAKDIILYIIAKISAAGGTGYFIEYAGSTIEALSMEARMTICNMSIEMGARGGLIAPDQTTFDYIKGREFAPAGEEWDKSLAYWKTLYSDADAQFDSVLTFDATDISPMITYGTNPGMGMGIAEHIPSTASQVSSEQASFQKALDYMGIEQDTELVGKPIDYVFIGSCTNSRMEDLREVAEFVKGRQKAENVTVWIVPGSKQIEQQAIAEGLDKIFEAAGFQLREPGCSACLGMNEDKIPAGKYCVSTSNRNFEGRQGPDSRTFLASPLTAAAAAITGRVTDVRTLLNESAHA
- a CDS encoding ATP-binding cassette domain-containing protein, encoding MSQPVVHIAHFNLKYHQQPVLQDLSWVINRNDNWLLCGSSGTGKTSLAKAIAGLIPVPNGEVNISFNPESTLPALVHYVANWYQFKDLEGASNFYYQQRYNSSVTVTTATVIAELEIYGKEHGLQFEEIEHILEALDFSALKNAPLIQLSSGEHKKLQLVKALWLKPQLLILDQPYNGLDTLSRKNLNILLEEIAAAGTQLILISNETELPAVINRVAEIREGALTEISFEDRALDVVEEISKPVPSFLNNVAVSSTADHIIKMIDVNISYSGKQVLKNINWEVNSGEKWLLQGYNGSGKSTLLSLIAGDHPQAYSNNFYLFGNKRGTGESIWEIKERIGLISPELHWYFDASATVWQSIASGFYDSSGLFCNPGATKHKQVEELISYFGLTEYKNRLMNELPLGKQRLTLLARTIIKNPEILILDEPCQGLDQQQTQHFNKLVDELCKNGTTLIYVGHFESQLPSCLEKRILLENGAVKSVEPMLQTI
- the leuD gene encoding 3-isopropylmalate dehydratase small subunit, whose product is MRKFEKLTSAIVPLNIENIDTDQIIPARFLKATTREGFGENLFRDWRYNGDNTLKTDFVLNNPAFKGRILVAGKNFGCGSSREHAAWAIQDAGFDVVISSFFADIFKGNALNNGLLPIQVSDEFLAEIFSTVGQDNTAPLDVDLEAQTVTNVVTGSKTDFEINPYKKSCLINGYDDIDFILNQKQLVVEFEQNR
- a CDS encoding 2-isopropylmalate synthase translates to MLHDPNRVYVFDTTLRDGEQVPGCQLATPEKIEIAKALEALGVDVIEAGFPISSPGDFQSVVELSKAVREPIICALTRANRKDIDSAVAALQYAKRPRIHTGIGSSDMHIKYKFNSTREDILQRAVEAVKYAKKFVEDIEFFAEDAGRADNVFLAQMIEAVIAAGATVVNIPDTNGYCLPDQYGSKILYLKENVKNIDQAIISVHCHNDLGLATANSLAGLINGARQVECTINGIGERAGNTALEEVTMVLKTHHALNLKTNINSKHFTEISSMVSRMMHMPVQPNKAIIGQNAFAHSSGIHQDGFLKHRENYEIINPEDVGLNSADIILTARSGRHALKHHLERLGYEIDRLNLDQVYERFLIMADEKKTIGDDDILYLMSDTEEGAVKNGYKLNLLQVLCGDPLSPTASIRLEYDGVEKEAMATGNGPVNATIKAIQTIVGKDITLKEFTIQAMHGGSDDVSKVNMKVSYEGKSYVGYGFSTDIVKASANAYLDAMNKFI
- the leuB gene encoding 3-isopropylmalate dehydrogenase; translated protein: MKKNILVIPGDGIGPEVTTWGKAVLEQIAKGFGHDFSYDEALMGHAAIEATGNPLPDETLEKAKKSDAILFGAVGHAKYDNDPSLKVRPEQGLLKIRKELGLYANLRPILLFDELLNASSIKPSILKGTDILFFRELTGDVYFGEKTRSDDNNTASDLMIYHRYEVERIARKAFEAAMQRRKRLCSVDKANVLESSRLWRETVQQIAKEYPEVQTDHMFIDNAAMQLIKDPKQFDVVLTANLFGDILTDEASQIAGSMGMLASASVGESTGFFEPIHGSAHDITGKNLANPLASILSVSLMLEIGFGLKDEAKVIIDAVDQVLKEGFRTNDIADDTTNPYKVLGTKEMGQLVLKYITQKTNP